TCTTGTAGGTAGAAAGTTTCAGACAGTGAGGAGgaatgtttttgaaatgtattcTGTGCTCAGGTACCTGAGGTGGAGTAATCGCTTTGGGTTGAGGGGTGACCACCTGCTCGGGGGGTGAGCACGTATCACCCTGAGGAGATGAGTTAATCTGTGCAGGCACTTGAACAGATTCGGACTCATCTGAAGCCTCATTTTTATGTGCGAGGGGTTTACTTTCAAGCTCATCAGGTTCACATTTCTTTATCACCAACATGTGCACACTGTTGGATGGAGCAGTCTCTTCAGGCTCTCTTTTGATTGTTACTTTGCTGCAGTCCCTCTGGCTAACAGGGGTGTCCACCGAGTTGTCGGTGTCTGATGGATCGACCTTTTCAACTTTGATATATCTGGGTTCCAAGATTTCTACAACAGGCTTCTCTGGTGGAGTATTTGCACGGATTTCTTTGGGAACTCGACAGATAACCGGTCGCTGTTCATTCTGATCTTGACTTTTCTCTTTAAAGTCATGCTTGGTTTTGACTTCACAGCGCTCAGACGACTGGACGGGTCTCTGAGGTACTCTGCCTGGAAATAACACTCCCGAGGCCTGCAGGTATGCCTGGTAAGGTGCCAGACTGAAGACGGTGTCAATTACTGGCATAGGAGGAGAGTCGGTTTTAGTTCCTACTCGTTCATTCTCTGTTTCTACCCTTTGTCGTTTCTTTATGAGTTCCACCACACATAAATCCCTGtcctcttgttttattttgatgggTGAACATGAGTGAGATATACTTCTCTTCAGGCACCTTTTAAGAATAGGGGTGGCTGAAGTGTACTCAGGgccattgtgtttattttctggtGCAACAGCAGGGGAATGAAtaatttttctgacatttgcaTTATAAGGTTCAGCTGTGTGCATGCGATCTGACCTGTGATGGGATGTCCGGCTGTTTGGCTGTTTCGGACACCTGACCTGAGGTTCACAGGAGGAATGGTTCAAGAGTCTGTCCATGTTCAAGCCTTTTGGTGGAGGGACATGTCGGTCCACATGCAGGCTGGCAGGGGTgggaaaaaatctgtttttttgtatgCTAGATGGTGAGATGCCAGATTGGCTTGTACATCTGGTAGGACTGGTTTGATCCACAGGTAGGAATGGTGAGTTGGTGTGGGACTGGAGCCTGGCTTTTTCCTCGTGTAGGTTGGCTGAGGCCATGGGGTGGTCAATGTATTGGCTGGATGGGGAAACATTTATGCGATTAGAGTGCAAACTAGGTGATGCATGTTGCCTCTTTAGGGTGTTTCTGATTTGGCTTGCATTTAAATGAAATCTGGGAACTGCATAACAAGGATAGTCAAAACCCCGCACTAAAGAATGATTTGACAATGTGTCCGTGCTCGCCAAAGGCATAGGAATGTCACCATGCAGCGACTGAGGCACTATGTAATGCTCCCGGGGGTTTGAGATTGTGTGTTTCAGAATAACAGGGACATCTTCTCTCTGTTTACTGACAATATCTTTACACTGTGTCCTGCTCTCTACCTCCACATTTGCCTGGGGGTAGTAAAACATCGGGTGCCGTGTTAGCTGGCCATATTTGGACATGGGAGAATGTTCCTGATAAACCTCTGAGGTCATATGCTCATATGTGGGATGGGAGGGGTATAAGCTAGGGAAGCCTCTGGGGGAAGTCTGTAAACGCTGGCTCTGCTCACTTAAAGAGCCAAACAGTGTGCGAGTGAGGTTACAGGGGTAACTGCTGTAGTGCGGCTCAATCATACCAGGCAAAGTCCTTGCTCTACCTGGGCTGTATGTCTCCACAGGTATCCTCTTAAGTGGTTCAGCACTGGGCTCAAACTGTAAACCTCTCTGTTGCAGCAGTGCTTCTTGTGCTTTCCTCTGGATGGGCAGTCTGTCAGCGTAGTGAGCATCAGTTTGCATCCAATCATGTTCATACACTGTGTTTGGTATCCTCGGAGAGCCGTGTTCCCTGCTGTATTGTTGCCCCATCACACAACCCAGTTCATTACAGCAGGGGTTATGTCCATAAACTGGCTTAGGAATGGCTAAGTAAACAGAGTTTTCAGACAAGGGAGATGAATTGTCACCtccacttttttgttttctaacaGCCACTGGTGAAGCAGCTGTAGGACTGCTGATCCCAGGACTTTTAGTGTATAATGTAAAGCCTGGTTTCACTGACGCGtgatgcagagaggaagaatgaGAATGGCCTTCCTCTGAAGAATTGCTGTCTTGCCTGTAAATTATGCGGTTTTGTCCCTCCATGCCAGAGAGGTGACTCACAGGATTTCTCCCATCCAGCATCGAGGTCTTTGAGTTGCTCCAAGGAGGAGTGAATCGCGCTCCGTCTTTTCCTCTGGGGTCAAAAGCAAAGTAGGCCCCGCTGTACTGCATTGTCTGCTTACCCAGGAAATCAGACATATTTTGTGGGTTTGACAGTCTTGTGGGTGCTACGGTCCCGTCGAATAATGGCATCTTGCATTGAAGCACTGGGTTAATGAGGGTCTGCATCGAGTGGCTGCTCATCATGTGGTAACTTTGTTATGATGGTGCAATGATTTGGCTCCAGACCTGggaatataaaaacaacaatttaataTCTATGCTAAATGGTTCAAGTTAATTAGCTTGAATAAACTCCCACCTCAAACATCAGAAAGCAGgatccaggaaaaaaaacactttgctcACATAATGGAGTCAATGTAAGACAAAAACAAGCCTGAGGCACTTTCTAAACTTGACGAATCTTGTGGCTCATCACATGTATGTCATATACACCCTTATCAGCCAACGGAAGCCAAATCCAACAAATGACACAGAAGTTATAATCTTAGAGATTTGTGACAAGGATTCATATCAACACTTATGCAAGGGACAGCCAATGTGAAAGCTGCATCGTGCTGCAATAAACAACTTTCATGCTGCAGCCTCCAGCATTACATTTGTGGTGTCAAGTGTGATTGAAAGCAGTCTTCATTTTTAAAGGCCATGTCTGcaaatatgaaaacaacaatagcACTAAATTACTGTAATTCTGTATTTGAGTCGTGTTGTGTTATGGTCTTACTACGGCTCATTTCAGTTGTCAGAATGTGTCACCGCTGTCACATCGAAGAGCTTCAGTCTCGCTTTTATCAAACTAGAACTTATCACCCTGATCTGACATGCACTGTTCATCTTGTGTTCATGTCCTGATCGCCAAAACTTTAGTGGACTGCATGTTTCTATTCTGCATTTTATTATCATAAACCCTCAGTCAAACCATAGTTCCCTTATTCATACAGCAACTAACTACTATTTTCCTTTTCAgtcaatctgctgattattgGTAATGGTAAATTAACTTTCAAACCAGCCATCTAAAGGactaaaatattcagtttattataaGTTATGACGATATTGATCCATAAATCGACTAagcataaaaataataaaagataaagaaagaaatgtacattttctgaGCTAAGATACAAAAGTGAATACATTCCCTGTGTTGCCTTTCACCTGAGGCTTCCTCCCCTGCTCTGCCTCTGGAGCTCTGTGTCACATAATGCAGCACGTGTGAAGTCTCTGAGAGCTTAAGATCAATAAACAGATTTGTTATCTGGGACAGCATTTACTGGCACCGTTATGGTCTCTTAAAGTATTTGTAGAAGACGGAGTACATTCAGACACTCAGTGCCCTCAAGAAGACTGGGTGACCGCCAATTTACACAGGCTACCCAGTCTATACACCCAGCCAGAGTAAAATGTAGAAAAGTGAGATACTGGCAAGTGTTTGAGAGATATTGACCCGTCACTACCACAAACAAGCCCTACTCCATTTCTGTTTTACAATGCacacaataaaattaaaaagccAATCAAAATTTTACAGTGCcatcataaaatatattttttgtctgacaataaatcaagatattcagtttattatcataCAAGAGGCAGAAAAGCCATCAATACTCAAAAGGTCGAACCACTGAAAGTTTGGCATTTCATGTGAGAGATTTATcgaaatgaaaataacaacaaattaTTTCAGATTTACCAACAGACTCTGACACTGAAACTGTTTGTGGTTGGATGAGCAAGGCTGACATAATGAAGAGAGATGACCTCATCACATGATGAATTCATGACTGTGCCACACAAACATCTGCCTGAACTGGCCTGTATAGGTGTCCTAACCTGTATTATTGTCCTCCCACTAATAGAAAATCATTTTCTTAATAACAGATCACAATACAAAACATCCCTCACAGCCAACATTAGAGCATAACATCTGCCAGTGTGTTAAAACAGCTGTATCAGATCCGATAAATGCACATTTAGCCTATGACACATCCAGCAAACCGCCTCGATGAGATCAAGAGAGCTGAGAAGAACTCAAAATGACGTGTTGATAATATCAGTGGTGACACATGTGCCTAAATCCAGACTCGTGCAGCATGCAGACCCTGGCAGATGTTATCACTTCATCCTGTTGACACCTTTCAGCGAAGTACAAAGCGATGGCTTGCCTGCATGAAGCGAGGAGGAGAAACTGTGGTTTGGGTGCATGGAGGAAACTGCGCAGGGGCGTCTTCAACGGACTGAAAAGCGCACTCTCAAgtgcgtgtatgtgtgagtgtgtgttgggggttgtgcgtgtgtgtcccCCGCACTCCCAGATCTGATGGAGAGCGACTTCCGAAAGCAAACCGTCCAAACTGACGGACTGAACCTCAAACCACGTGGGTTTGAGTGAGAAGGCAAGAATGCACTTCACTCCAATCAAGTCATAAATCATTTAGCTGACGGCCTATCTAACGAGTCCATCGGGTCAAGGGACGTTCACATGACAtggagataaaataaataaataaatacattaaaaaaaaaaaatcttttctttcCGGAAAATTGCTGTAAAAAGGAACCAATAAAAATGACACACGCTCATAAAAACGGAACTGTGTGAAAAAGCGTCTTCGCAGCTTCTTTTCACAAGCAGGCAAGTCGGAGCCTATGAGCAACATGTATTTGCATATCAAGAGAATCACCTCCGTGAAGGTGTATCACCTTTTTTGTCCCGCTTTCATTGACAGCCTGCCTAAATTAATAGGACGCAAATAATATGAAAATCAGATACGCGCAGGAGCTCGATCATAGTGCCAGTCATTTCCATACAGGCTGAGAAAGCGACGCAAAACCACGGTCAAAGTAAAACCACACTGTGGGCAAACAGCACGGTTTCATGCACTTTAGGCACACTGCTTTGGCTGTGACATGGTTTCATTATCTGTCATGCCGTCGTGAAAGACCCACTCCTGCGTTTAGCCAAGATTGTTTTCACTCGTGATCTGTGTCATAATCTTTGCGCATGTTGAGACAGAGCGgtaaatgtttttcttacctCGCTGCTGTGGTGACAATCAATGTTTCCCGCAACGACTCCATGAAACACAACTTCTGaggaaaactggaaaaaaaagagggggaaagTCCTCTTCTCCGCTCGTGAGTGGACTCAGTCAGCCCGGATgcgcaacaacaacaaaaaaaaatcccaccaAGTGAAGCGCAAGCCGGCCAAAGGGCTCGCCCGAAGTCCACGCGGCTTTTAGAGAAGTTaacaaactgaagaaaagacaaaagggaGGAGGATGGTCTCTGATCAATAGGCGGAGTCACACCCTCCTCATATCCACGGCTTGTTTTCAGCCCATGGAGCCAAATGTTTTCCCGCTGCCCCCTTTCTCACTTTTATTGGCTGTAACCTAATGACCGGCAGACAACTGGCTGAATACCACCTTAAATGAGTCAGAGTCATGTTCTTTATTCATGCATAGGCTGAtaacacagatgtgtgtgtgcgtgtgtgtgtgtgtgtgtgtgtgagtgtgtgttactAATTTCTTTTGCTCCTTTTCCAAAGCAGAGTTTTGGTCCGAGCCCTTCAGGAGGTTCTCAAATAAGAAATGATCTTCCTATTCCTATTAAATCTATTTTCTTGGTTGTGTTGCTTATTATAGCAAAGTGAACGACACTAGCTTCCCTCTGTTTGGCTGTTGAGGAGAAAAAATTTGAGGATTtgaaaggagaagaggaagaacaatCATACAATGTAGTGTAACTGGCTCCCTGCATTTAATCCATCCCAGAGGAGCCAACATACAGGAATACACCTCTATGATGATGACAACAGGAAAGAAAAGTTAATGATTTTTCTGGTGGCAGCAGTGAATGGTGAGGCTCTTTGTAAGGCTGCACAGGTACAATCCAGACAGTCATGGGTGCATGTAGCCTCCCCAGAAAAGTAAATCCTCTcatgaaacacaaagcaaaagtGTTAAGGTTGAAGTATTGACTTCAAAATGAGAGCATAACTTGTAAAGACAAAATACTGCCGTGACGGGAGGCTCTGGCGTAGAATCACCATGTGTTGACCTCATCTTAATGTAGTTAATGGTTGACTTCAGTTGACCAAAGTTAAAATGAGGTCAGCCATTCCCTCAGTCAGGGTTTAACCTCCTGTCTCTTGTTTACAAGTGCGATTTTAGCAGCATGCCCGGTGCTTTGAAGGtgaactatgtagttttggggaagacattttaatcagaggagaaagatctcaattgactgacttttttttttatgcctgaacaaactaaataaacaaactctctttgttgtcatgactgaataaacaaaccgaccttaaaggacaacacaacacaatttcatactgtttgactttgtttatttttggcggaccctgccgccTTTCCAGctacaaacagtgttctggggacctttttttcctctgagaacagcttgtttattcagttatggaaaaaataaatattttctgagtttgtttatcattaatattgcaaatattaaaattctgtgtttgaatttctcctccaaaactacacagtgcccctttaaaaaagaTCATTATAGTGAGATACAAGCAATCCAACGTTATTATAAACCTAAATTCTTCCACTTGCTTGATCTACCCTCTGGATGAGTTCACTTCTTGCTGCACTTGCATCATACAGGTCCCTCATCACCTGTGAGTCGGAGTCTAATTTGTGTGTCCGTTGGGACTACCACAATTTAGTCTAGACAAGTTGGTGGCTTCCATCAATCCCCGTGGCCTCGCAGGTAAAGAGACACTCATCAGGGGGTTtgactgaggagaggaggcagggaCTTTTCCCCGCGGAGAGTTTTCACATCTCCCCCATTTCCAGTTACCATGGCATTACAGCTTAAGGCTAACCAACATAAAGCATCAAGGGGCTAACAGTGTGCCATATGGGTACAGCAACACAAATCTTCAAACATAGAAGGAAAAAGTGATGCATTAAAgacataaacatatatattgTACTGTTTTCTAGATTGGTAAGGTAAATATACATAGAGACTTTACATAAAAAAAGGGTCAGAAATTCTTAAAATTGTCTATGTGGCTACGTTTCTTTTCGCTAGTCAATGATTATACAGAATGAAGAGACTATctgatttccttttctttgaaaGAGATCTGCTGCCTCATACTTCCTGATACTCTGAAAAACATTTACTGGAAAAAACAGTAGGCAGTAGTGTATTTCATGGTTATTTCTCAGTGTGAGACTTCAGTTAAAAATCTaatatgcataaacacacaataaTCCATAGCAAATCATTTTGACGTTTTTTTTAGGTAAACAAATGATCTCAAGGACAGGTTTTTCTATCCCTGGGGCTATAAACAGTGGGGTCATATTTTCCGTTCAAGGGTTCATATCCTGGATAGAATGAGGGAGTTACAGGAGTCATGgtaaagcaaacaaagaaagCAACAAATAACTACTCAAAAATACTCTCACAGGACTTTTATTAGCTAGTTCACcataaattatttatatttttgatggcacaaacacaaatttgtAATGGCTTTTGATTGTATAAATAATATGTAACACGGTCCTGGGTGAATTAATGAGGTGTTTACCACTTTTAAACGTCTGAGACTCAATAAGGTAAGTTGTGGTGACACAGGGAGCAGAGCAGGTGATCTCTTAGGATGCAGTTTCTGATGAAACACAGTTGAATTCCCAGAGGCCTGACACTACACGTTGAGCctagagacagacacacaagacCCATTTGCTCCTGCACATATTGACACAGAGAATAAGATGTCATATTGCCGTCCCATGTCTATAGGGTTAGGGATATGCATTGTGTGAtgtggattttctttttaatcccTCGCTGTTCAGGTTAATGAATGTTCATGTAATTTGATTCTTATTCActcttctttatcttttttatgcAAATAACAGATTCACTGGTatacatttcattgtttaaataaaggaaatatTTAATTGTACATACAGCAAGTTAACATACAGCACACTCAAGTGTAGTTACTTGCACGTACTGTTTAATTATGCCGTTTCTTTATGTATTCTGATTCAAATTCACTCCAACAAACGCAGTCCCATTTTGTATTAAATTGGGATTGTGTTCAAATAAATGCATTGAACACTTGATCAAAAGCTGGGGCTGCATGCTCAGTATTATACCTCAATTCAAACCTTGTAAGTAGCCTGAGGTAAATTTCAATAATTACTTTACCTTAATGAACAATGCACCTTTGAATGGAATGACCGTCAAGCCAGATTCCTTCACTCCAACCAGACATTTTTAAgctttcatgtttcttttgcCTCCTGCTATTGATTTTAGTAATTATATTGTGTCACTAAGGTAATTCTTGTATGCTGTGTGGTTGATTTACTTTTAAAGGTCATAAGGTCGAGGGGTAAAGGAACAGAAGAACAACTCTTCCAGttgaaatcaacaaaatattaaaagagagaaagaagaaattaaaatgtttgacccacagagtttaaaagcctgcaactcccctccagttagttggaactgaagaaacctcttggatgagaggtgaaacgtcttcaagaaactgaaacaagtccagttgtctacgatacagcacttaggaTTACCATGACCTAGATGACTGAGAACCTCTGTCAACGTGATAACAGTTAGTTACAGATGAGtgagcaataaaaacaaaacctatTTGTCAATTGGCGGGGCGAATATGATTGCACATAATGACTTTCATTTCTATGTTTACTCACATTAGCCTTCCCATACAACAATATTTATTAAGGCTGcataattaattgaaatattagaCTGTGGTGCTGCGTGCtgcaaatcttgttctccagatttGAGAAAGTGTTTGGAACAGACAGTCATGATTTTAATTGgtctttcagtgaaaatgaaaagtgtgaCGCAAAATGATCAATTCCACAAATTGTGAATCATATAGAAatcataatatctgtcaaaataatggtAGTATGATTTCCCCCCATAATGCAGCCTTGGTGTTTATAATATATTGGATTCACAGTTTTATCCTGCATATTTTTGCATATCTCAAAATAAAGAGGCTTTGAAAGAGGTGAGGGTGTAACAATATTTTCAGAAGACTGTACACTAACttcttgaagtaaacattttatgtttagtCTTGAAATGGTAAAGTTGATTGTGTCACACTGCACCTGACTACAGCCTATCTGAAGTTGTGCAGATTTGTCCCTAGCTGTGAGAACATTCTGTTTATTCCCATTAGGTGCACCTGCAGGCTGCACACTCCTCCACAGAGCTGTCAAGGCCCCGATGACACTCCCCTTGTCGGCGTGGCTGATGTAACGTTGCTCTGGCATCATTAACAGAATCATGCAGCAGCCAATAGCAGCAGGACAGGTTATGGCTCAGGgaaagatgtgttttatttacagcCATTCACATCGCTCCATGTGCTGCAAACTCGACAGCTCAACATTATCAATGCCCCTGGTTATTTGCAAACCAAATGTCCCCCCACCTCCCTTGGATTTGGTGGGAACATAGATAAACCaagataaaacataattatCTGTAGTAcgtagaaagaaaaacaaacaaaagcagcgCAGATGTCTACATGTTGACTATAAAAGAGCGCTCACTCTCCCAGGGAAGAGAAAATTTCATTCTTTGGATATAAGTGCGTGTTTACAGtttgatgataaaaaaatacaattaatgaTTCACAGGTGATGCATGTGACCCAGAAGACTTGTGTTTTTCCAAGAGtgttgtaaaacaataaaatgtattactgTAAGAAGGAAATCTGAATCTGTTTCGCAACTGTTATGACTCACTGTTCCttacttgtctttttttttctcttatgaGTGTTTATATCTTGTCCTCTTATGAGACAGGTCGTCTAAAGTGTTGTGTAGCACTGCTCATCCAGACGAGATATACCTCCAAGATTACCACCTACATGGTTCAGTTACTTCCAGTTTACTCCAGATAAGACAGTTGTTAGTGTCTGTTTCCACTCACTAACATAAACAAGCCATTGTCTGCTTTGACATTctttcatctcatctcatttcgTCTGGTCTCTTCTTGACACAATCCAGACTGGGACATTCCACTTTGTTAGGAGATGGAGGGTTTTCACAAAGATAAACATGTCGAACACTGTGTGTATTCTCTGATCCATGTCTTTCATCACTTCTTACTTTTagtgctttttaaaatacatctgCCCCTCCTCTGTACATCATCTAAGCCgcaacaataaacataaatattgtcggcacaaataaaataagtctgtttgtgtatgtttaaaaGACACTACTAGTACCCAATAGTCACGGAGTCTGGTCTGGGACATCCATCCGTCAGCTGACAGGTTTATTTTCTGCGTCCTGCAGTAAAGCCAGTCTGTCAAAATTCCTTGTGGGAGAAGAGTTTCCGCAGCTTTGTGTCACATAATTAACCCCACAGGAACCATGATAGTGACAGACTCAAATGAGAAGAATGTTGTCCATGACTTTTCCCACATAATGACCACTATGCTGCAATACACCTCCATTGTTTGAAGTGACATGCTGATCGTTTGTTTTCTCACCAAACTACATAATGTTTGAAATTCCCCAAATTTTGCCACTTATTTCTGATAAAACCTAAACTCAAAAATTAATGCAGAACCACATTTTTTGTCGTGATTTTGCAAAGAATTTTGtgattaagaaaacaaaaatcgAACATTCACAAACAGCTGAAACTCTAACTtgcaaactgtgtttttaatccAAGTTTCTTTTCACCTTTAACCTTTGACACTAACAGTATTTCACAAGTTCTGTTGTGATGCAGGCACGAGCAATTTAAGTGTCAGTGCTGACAGCCTAGGAGTTACCAACACCTTCTTTTAAGGAAGTAGAGTATTTGACTTTCAGTTGATTTGCTATGTTTTACTTACTGTATACAGAAAGTGGACAAAGCAAATTATTATTAAGTCCATACCTTACATATATATCATTATCCATACAATCTGTATTATTCTGCTGTCTTAATCACAACGTTAACATTTACAGGAAAATTCAGAagaacaaagtttttttttcccttgaaaaGCCAAATAGAGCccataaataaacagatttgTCAAAGCGTTGTCCATTCAACCTCGGACGGCAGAGGTTAAGAAAACAGGTCTAGACAGAAGAATGTCAGTGTATGAACTGTATTTTTTCAACATATCCACATAAGCTCAGTGACATGTCACTAATGAAATGCTGCTTTGTAAGCAACAAAAATCTACTGTCAGTCATTTCAATGAGATTTTGGGAATCATACTTCACGGCAGATTGGTCAGCTGATTGGTATTCTCTTGCCAACGAGCCAACAATCATGTCAGTATGATTTCAACATGAATAGatgatacatacatacatatactgtagaaCAAACAGTAACGTGTTATTTAGCCCTCATAGCTGCTGGTTATTCTGGCTGTTTAGGCTGCAGAGGCTGCACTTGGGTCGAGTTATGCTATGAATTACATTAGGCCACCAAATACCATCAGAGTCAGTATCAGTTTTATTAGCCAAGTAAGCAAGTGTCATGGCATTTGCTC
This sequence is a window from Pagrus major chromosome 8, Pma_NU_1.0. Protein-coding genes within it:
- the c8h15orf39 gene encoding uncharacterized protein C15orf39 homolog, with the translated sequence MMSSHSMQTLINPVLQCKMPLFDGTVAPTRLSNPQNMSDFLGKQTMQYSGAYFAFDPRGKDGARFTPPWSNSKTSMLDGRNPVSHLSGMEGQNRIIYRQDSNSSEEGHSHSSSLHHASVKPGFTLYTKSPGISSPTAASPVAVRKQKSGGDNSSPLSENSVYLAIPKPVYGHNPCCNELGCVMGQQYSREHGSPRIPNTVYEHDWMQTDAHYADRLPIQRKAQEALLQQRGLQFEPSAEPLKRIPVETYSPGRARTLPGMIEPHYSSYPCNLTRTLFGSLSEQSQRLQTSPRGFPSLYPSHPTYEHMTSEVYQEHSPMSKYGQLTRHPMFYYPQANVEVESRTQCKDIVSKQREDVPVILKHTISNPREHYIVPQSLHGDIPMPLASTDTLSNHSLVRGFDYPCYAVPRFHLNASQIRNTLKRQHASPSLHSNRINVSPSSQYIDHPMASANLHEEKARLQSHTNSPFLPVDQTSPTRCTSQSGISPSSIQKNRFFPTPASLHVDRHVPPPKGLNMDRLLNHSSCEPQVRCPKQPNSRTSHHRSDRMHTAEPYNANVRKIIHSPAVAPENKHNGPEYTSATPILKRCLKRSISHSCSPIKIKQEDRDLCVVELIKKRQRVETENERVGTKTDSPPMPVIDTVFSLAPYQAYLQASGVLFPGRVPQRPVQSSERCEVKTKHDFKEKSQDQNEQRPVICRVPKEIRANTPPEKPVVEILEPRYIKVEKVDPSDTDNSVDTPVSQRDCSKVTIKREPEETAPSNSVHMLVIKKCEPDELESKPLAHKNEASDESESVQVPAQINSSPQGDTCSPPEQVVTPQPKAITPPQVPEHRIHFKNIPPHCLKLSTYKIVLRDPMHSSPVPPPEKPPAQPTTECTPNTELQMPVRKHFLELHQSLYKLVSKYVSASSEKELRAWLSQLDLTEPSSPSTKVQKVSCLLGAKARELWLNEDIKSALQKLLERLKEYTAQEHCPFPHVMRTGAVFLPMLVVKELLFPTVQGSFIDQVLHEHKVELRPTTLSEEKILIQLHKRACSSRLRRLMSLKHLPDVYADVVNLLYYTCVCKHLGLGMDDTATREKDEGCEDTISCTTPIFNDITASPASPTESHLQRLLTDRDTKSNTTRNRIKSRVKSSSRRMFLDNSLSDEEEADDTDKTGSGGVLNAFSNENLSGHQSDGTENGGNDQKDTEEDSSLIPLSTTSENSWTCPLTLDELSPSPSDSETEVSSSLQPLSQSSAAAKSPVGSNNCSGVILKLRRMFSEGVHRKKASYQAISDSGTFADPSLSQTDDREGEVSSEMDLHRRTPKVAHRWQRTGGFSHALRPLSSSSKRKHRSLLKIKYCPYLSTCHSAEHRRRWVLRSAVQRAQTAMRFYYPDLVGKRIRHLYEEDDKSEVWYRGEVLRIHEANTNPLKTIFEVRYDSEPEWKYYLELLIDYKKGWLKIED